One genomic segment of Ricinus communis isolate WT05 ecotype wild-type chromosome 5, ASM1957865v1, whole genome shotgun sequence includes these proteins:
- the LOC107262544 gene encoding protein DOWN-REGULATED IN DIF1 11-like has translation MSKFASALDFGAPTPSQEPLPGLYKFLDECEKQITKKCGKEVFKSVFLKGIVANDCCVELVSMGETCHNEMVKYIAHGPQFKAHLETYLAKGEEVYKNCVGTPVPLARSIKI, from the coding sequence ATGTCAAAGTTTGCATCTGCACTTGATTTTGGAGCACCAACGCCGTCACAAGAGCCGCTCCCGGgactatataaatttttggatGAATGTGAAAAACAAATCACAAAAAAGTGTGGAAAAGAAGTTTTCAAGTCAGTGTTCTTGAAGGGTATTGTTGCTAATGATTGTTGTGTTGAACTAGTTTCGATGGGAGAAACTTGCCATAATGAAATGGTGAAGTACATTGCCCATGGACCACAATTCAAAGCACATTTGGAAACGTATTTAGCTAAGGGTGAGGAAGTGTACAAGAACTGCGTTGGTACACCAGTACCACTTGCCCGCTCAATCAAAATCTAG